A single window of Falco peregrinus isolate bFalPer1 chromosome 11, bFalPer1.pri, whole genome shotgun sequence DNA harbors:
- the RRP36 gene encoding ribosomal RNA processing protein 36 homolog translates to MRPVEMSAKKPVPFLRQVISVTKKVHRDPRFDDLSGEYKPEIFMKTYSFLDSIKKQEKEVMLCACPWPEEPGLAGPASAKAFHSGGGSHAAFCSLLQMVQKELKKCRDIEQKEKLQQLLNRMTQQEQAQKKQQKLRERELSLKRQQRELAKQGKKPFFLKKSEKRKMELAEKYAELKRSGKLESFLNKKRKRNAIKDKHRLPSQKNL, encoded by the exons ATGCG gCCAGTGGAGATGTCTGCCAAGAAGCCTGTACCTTTTCTGCGACAAGTCATCTCTGTTACGAAGAAG GTCCACAGAGACCCTCGATTTGATGACCTGTCTGGAGAGTATAAGCCTGAGATATTTATGAAGACTTATAGCTTCCTGGACAGCATCAagaagcaggagaaggaggtgaTGCTGTGTGCCTGTCCTTGGCCAGAAGAACCTGGCTTGGCAGGGCCAGCTTCTGCAAAGGCCTTTCACAGTGGAGGTGGCAGTCATGCAGctttctgctctcttcttcAGATGGTTCAGAAGGAGCTGAAAAAATGCCGGGACATAGAGCAGAAGGAGAAactccagcagctcctgaacCGCATG ACACAACAAgaacaggcacagaaaaaacagcagaaattgAGGGAGAGGGAGCTGTCTTTGAAGAGACAACAGAGGGAATTGgccaagcagggaaagaaacccTTCTTCCTAAAGAAAT ctgagaagcGGAAAATGGAGCTAGCAGAGAAGTATGCAGAGCTGAAGAGGAGTGGGAAGCTGGAGAGCTTCCTGaacaagaagaggaagaggaatgCCATCAAAGACAAGCACCGTCTGCCCTCGCAGAAGAACCTGTGA